Proteins found in one Micromonospora sp. WMMD1082 genomic segment:
- a CDS encoding PadR family transcriptional regulator: MPDGPVRITGPLLAVLNALLEAANYELHGWAIMKTTGRSGPTIYKILERLAESGWVTSRWDTHTEPGKPRRRYYQLTGHGIASARQLIAQRQTKAAPATRTRLAFGWCRA; encoded by the coding sequence ATGCCTGACGGACCTGTACGGATAACGGGACCGCTCCTGGCCGTCCTGAACGCCCTCCTCGAAGCTGCCAACTACGAGCTGCACGGCTGGGCGATCATGAAGACGACGGGGCGATCCGGACCCACCATCTACAAGATCTTGGAGCGGCTCGCCGAGTCGGGGTGGGTGACCTCTCGCTGGGACACCCACACCGAGCCCGGCAAGCCCCGCCGCCGCTACTACCAGCTCACCGGACACGGCATAGCCAGCGCCCGACAGCTGATCGCCCAGCGACAGACCAAGGCGGCACCGGCCACCAGGACCCGCCTGGCCTTCGGCTGGTGCCGCGCGTGA
- the rplJ gene encoding 50S ribosomal protein L10 — MADKPIRADKATAVAELTDSFRSAGATVLTEYRGLTVSQLTQLRRSLGKESTYTVAKNTLAKRAAADAGISGLDELFTGPTALTFVSGDVVEAAKGLRDFAKANPKLVIKGGVFEGKAISAAEVTKLADLESREVLLAKLAGAMKGNLSKAAALFQAPLSKTARLAAALQEKREKEGAEAA; from the coding sequence ATGGCGGACAAGCCGATCCGGGCCGACAAGGCCACGGCCGTCGCTGAGCTGACCGACAGCTTCCGCAGCGCGGGTGCCACCGTGCTGACCGAGTACCGCGGTCTGACGGTTTCCCAGCTGACCCAGCTGCGGCGCTCGCTCGGCAAGGAGTCGACCTACACGGTCGCCAAGAACACGCTGGCCAAGCGTGCTGCGGCGGACGCGGGCATCTCCGGCCTCGACGAGCTGTTCACCGGTCCTACCGCGCTGACTTTCGTTTCGGGCGACGTCGTCGAGGCGGCGAAGGGGCTTCGCGACTTCGCGAAGGCCAACCCGAAGCTCGTCATCAAGGGCGGCGTCTTCGAGGGCAAGGCCATTTCCGCGGCCGAGGTCACGAAGCTCGCCGACCTGGAGTCCCGTGAGGTGCTGCTGGCCAAGCTGGCCGGTGCGATGAAGGGCAACCTGAGCAAGGCCGCGGCCCTGTTCCAGGCCCCGTTGTCGAAGACCGCCCGCCTGGCGGCTGCCCTGCAGGAGAAGCGCGAGAAGGAGGGCGCCGAGGCGGCCTGA
- the rplL gene encoding 50S ribosomal protein L7/L12, with amino-acid sequence MAKLSTDELLDAFKEMTLIELSEFVKQFEETFEVTAAAPVAVAGAAPVGGGAAAEAEPEKDEFDVILDADGGKKIQVIKVVRELTGLGLKEAKDAVESAPKAILEKVNKETAEKAKAKLEGEGAKVTLK; translated from the coding sequence ATGGCGAAGCTCAGCACTGACGAGCTGCTCGACGCGTTCAAGGAGATGACGCTGATCGAGCTCTCCGAGTTCGTGAAGCAGTTCGAGGAGACCTTCGAGGTCACCGCGGCCGCTCCGGTCGCCGTGGCCGGGGCTGCCCCGGTCGGCGGCGGCGCCGCCGCCGAGGCCGAGCCGGAGAAGGACGAGTTCGACGTCATCCTCGACGCCGACGGTGGCAAGAAGATCCAGGTCATCAAGGTCGTGCGGGAGCTGACCGGCCTGGGCCTCAAGGAGGCCAAGGACGCGGTCGAGTCCGCGCCGAAGGCCATCCTGGAGAAGGTCAACAAGGAGACCGCCGAGAAGGCGAAGGCCAAGCTGGAGGGCGAGGGCGCCAAGGTCACCCTCAAGTGA